From the Drosophila sechellia strain sech25 chromosome X, ASM438219v1, whole genome shotgun sequence genome, the window CTGGTAGCTGCATACAATGCTCTTCCTATGGTAACTCTCTGTTTTCGATAGAAACTAATATTTTGGAAAGTTGATACCTCCAAACCATATGCATTTTTCTTTCCGTGTAGCGAGTGACGCATCGCCGtggcaaatcaataaaatgcaTAAGTGCAATAATGGAATCATATCTAGCCTGGCAGTCCAATCCACTCACTTTGTAGTCCATCATGCAGCTGGAAGATTCCTTGGGTTCCTGGGGCTCTTCAGTAGACGAATTCACAGGAATCAGCCTTTCTACTGGGACTTATTTGCGAATTCTTCTTGCGACGTCTTGCAATCTCCGCCTGCTTTTGCTGAATAATTCGGATTGGGAGGCACTGCACCGGGGTCTCTTTTCCGTGCTCTCCGGTTTGCGCTCGCTGCAGAGCACAAGTTTTACACACGGAGAAAAATGAGACTTGTTTGGATGGGAGAATCTGAAGGCAGCACTCGGCTACGTAATAAAATACACATCTTGTATTTGTTTTGGCTCAAAAGCGATCGTTTTTATCTAATTTCGTTTGTTTTAACATAGAaggaatatttttgaattctTTTCGAAATATAAACCGaaagatttttatttaaaagcgTTTGTTGTCTGTATTGGATAATGGATGCGATGTATTGCAACAAAGTTACCTGCTATTTCACCGTTTGAAGCCCATCctgtttctctcagtgtatgAGCTTTCGCGAGCGCGAGAGAGAGCTTTTAATTCCGCTTCTAATGGAAGCTTCACTTGAATTCCAAAGTAACTGATTCATTCGGCacattttttgaattaattaattgaaacCGTAAAATGTGCACAGACATCTCGGTTTTAATGGAATTTTTAATGCGCTTTGTGCCGAAAGagttaaaaattgatttaagTGGCTTGGAAAAAGTCGCTTCAAATGTTTTCAGATCTTAAAAAACAATCAGCAATGCTTCAAAATACCGTATAAAATCATTTCTGAGGGTATACACTTCATATCCGAGCCAAATAATAGACATCTTGTTCATGTAGGTGTATATAGATATTACGTTTATTTAATCTCGTTAAATAGGCTTCGCTATAATACATTTACATTTGGGCTCTTTCAGTTGAGAGGGGACGCAGCTCCATCGTCAGTGCTCGTACCTTCATTCCCGAGCCCCCACTTCCACTCTTAATACGTTGTTGTATAATATGtagcatttaatttatttatgtgtgGCTCTCAGCCTGCCCGACAGTCGAGTAAACGATCATTATTCTGCAATCCTGTTAGTTCcactaatttaaaataaagtatgAATCCTACTTGCTGTTCCGTTGCCACCACTAATCAAATTTCCATGGAGTCGGAGTCGGAATCGATAAGAAAATGTGGAAACTCCGCCAATTTCCGCCAATTTGGTTGCGATTGGTGGTGGAAACGGAACTGGGGAAATACCTATAGAATGAAACCAATATGGAGTAACAAAACAATGCATATACCAAACAAATAGATAAACTTCAAGTTCTGCTCttcgtatatgtatatgcatgtatgtCGAGTTTCATTATAGAGAATGTTGCAGTTTCCCCTGATTTCTTGGGGGCTTTGGAGTGATTCTGAGCACTTGGACAGCGGTTGAGTTTTGAGTTCTGGGCTGGTTATACACAGTAGCGGGATcacaaaagatacaaaaatacaaattaaatttcgtTCAAGGACGCTCCTGTAAGCTTAGCAAAAGTGGTATCGACTATCAACTACCAGTTAACCATATCGTCCTAGACCTCGTCGCTCTGGTTCATCTTGATCTCGCTAAGATGGGTGTTGAACCGCGACCATTCGTCGCGCGATGGCTGCGCCAGATTCTCGGCCACGTCGTAGACGTACAGCTTGCCGGCCTCGTCGCCGATGCACACGTGCAGGCCGGATGGGGTCCAGGAGACGCGGTTAAGGGCTGGTGCTCCCGCCACGACGATCGAGGCGGTCGGCACCTCCGTGTCTTGGTTGAGGTTCCACAGGTCCAGGCGGCCGCTGCCGTCGACGGCGGCGAAGAGTGCGGGATGCACGGGCGACCAGGCGACGTCCATCACGTAGTCGGAGTTGTCCTCAAAGGAGTACAACGGCTTTGTGTCCTGAAAGAGGTGCGgtatatttaaattcattCCGGAGAGGACAGCGAGCTGGCAACTTGAACTGCGTACCTTTAGCGACCAGAGCTTGATGGTCCAGTCAATGGACGAGGTTAGGAAGAGGTGGCCAAAGTCCGGCGACAGCTGGTTGTAGTGCGTGGATATGCCAGTGATAGGGCCAAGATGGCGTTCGTACACCTCGTTGACCCCGGAGCGCAGGCCGTGGCGCGAGGCGGAGTAGACGTAGCCGTCCTCGCTGCCCATCACCAGGCTGTTGATCTCGTTGGCCGGGAAGGCCATCGATGTAATGGCAATGGCCTTCGACTGGCGCTGCTGCAGCTCGAGCGTGTCCTGTGGTTGCGACAGCATGTCCAGCGACCAGGAGCACAGCTTGCCATCCGAGGATATGGAGATGACGTTGTGCGCGTTCTGGGTGCCCACCATCTGGAGGCAGTAGACGGGATGCGTGTGCGCCGCGGCACTGAGGGGCGTGCGCTGGATGGGCGTGCGCTTCTGCACGCGATTGTCCCACAGCACAATCTGGCCCGAATAGGTGCCGCCGAGGATCAGGTTGGGATTGAACTTGGCAAAGCAGGTGGACATCACCGCGCTCTGGCAGTGGAAGACGTCCTCGGGCGTGCTCTTCTTGAACTTGGTGTTCCACACCATCACCACGCCGTCCGGCTCGTTGGGGCTCTCCTCGTTGTTGTGGTACGAGCCCACCACCAGCTCGGGGAAGTGGGTGGACCAGTCCATACTGGTGATGCAGCGGTTCTTCGACCAGCGCTCGTCGTAGAAGACGCGGTTCAGCGAGAGCCGCGCATGCGATCGCTCGTCGTTCGCCTCCTCGCTGTCGCCGCCGCCGATGTAGTCCGTGTATATGTCCACATTCTCCGAGAGGGCCCGTTCGATGACGCGGCCGGCGCGCACCACGAACCGCTGGAAGTTCTCCGACAGTATGATCATCTGCTTCTGCTCCTCGGACAGCTCGTTGACTGTGGGAAAGATGGAGAGGAGGAATATTTGTGGAGAGCTTGTTACTTGCTTAGCACTGATCGAAACAGCATTTgagcttttattattataaaatgcaTCAATATGATATCATCATCATTTTGAAGCAAAACATAACAAAAccttaaatataataaaatagttGGCCAGCATTAACTCACCCTCCTTCTTCACTTCGGTCTCCTTCTTGATCTCCAGGGGCGTGATGGCCGGGGCGACGTCCTTGACGGTGGGCAGGCCGTGGGTGAGATAGCCCGGGGGCAGCTTGGAGGTGAATCCGTTGCCCAGGTTCTGCAGTGAGCTCTCTTCGTCGTCTCCTTGGGCATCAAATGCAAGCACTGTTTAAGGTATAAAACTAACACAGCTAGAGGAACATGACAATCGACAGAACAGGAACAATTCTACTTTCGGCTCTGATTGATTCGATCTGATTCGATTTGGTTTTGAACTTATTTGAGTTTAGATTGAGTTATCATTACGCGTTCTTCTTCGCCTTCGTTTGCTTGGCTAGGAACTGCAATTGTCTGAGACATTTGGCTTTGTTTGTGGGGCTCCTTGGGGCGGGATTGTTggtatggatttggagactggATGGGATAGTGTCATGATTTTGGTGGCAGTGGTGCTATACGAAGCTCTAAGTGTGAGGGGGAAAGCGAGAGAGAGGGAGGGAAGAAGCATTGCAGCACATTGTTTCCTCTCGCCTGTCCTCGTCTTCTTTCGAGTGTggctgtgtgcgtgcgtgcaTCACATCGGGGGAAAGGGATAGAGAGAGGCAGAGaaagtgagtgagtgagagggagagagagagagagagagagagaaagggaAGATGTGGCGGCAGGTGCATGGCTGTTAATAAACTGTTAAACACTGTTAAAGGCACTCACACAGGTGCATATATCAGACTGCAGTTGGTTATCGATATATACAGTGTTAGGGCATGGACAGgtgagtgtgcgagtgtgtgcgcTTGGTGTGGTGTTTGGTTTTCGGTTCtcggttttgtttttcaccTGGTTAATATACAAAGCCAATTACTGAAAtcaaaaatttacatttttcctACTGCGGTTTTGCTCTGGTTCTGTTTCGATTGAATCAACGTTATCGCTATTGTACAtcgtttttgcatttttctccACCCAATTTATAATTGCTTgcacttaaaattatttagttttatgcTAGAAATATATTACACATATATTAAACAAGGTTAAGCTAATGGCCGATTGATCGATTTCGATTCTGTAACAGTGCTGTAATTGAAGAGGGTATCGGTTATCGGGATCAATAGctgagagagcgagagagacaGGCAGGAAGTCACTCGCTGCCGAGTTTGCATGAGAGTGAGTGAAATGGAACAAGCCTAGCTTCCTGTCGCTGCTGCGTTTTCGTTGTTTTCTTGTGCGATAAGTTTTTGTTAGTGGTTAGGACATTGTTAACTCGGGTTTCAGGATGAATGACTGGGATTAGCAACACGACACACAATGAGGGGCGGGCAATGCGGGAGCATCACCAGTCATGCAAATGTAGGATGTACACAAGCAGAGATGAAGGAGCGAAAGAGTCGGAAAGAtaaatagagagagagagagagagagagagagagagagagagagagggagataGAGCGAGAAAGGGCATTGGTCCGTTTTTTACACTTTTGTGGGGGCGTGTGTGTCTGCTTTTTAATTCGCTTTCCAACACTGACACCTCACAGGACCGATTTAAACGCGCTGACTTTTCTGGGATTTTGCTCTAAATTCTGATTTTGTTTCGCTGGCAAAGTGAGAATTGGAACGTTCCTATTTTGCTTCATGTCGATTCCGTCACTGTTCAATATTTTGGTTCGGGCGGCTGGCCTGTACCTACCTGTGAATTCATCCTCCCACTCTAAACCCGGATTAAGATTGTATTCATCTTgaagaaatataaagaaataaatatattgtacAAACATTGCTGGTATTTGGTAGTTTGTGATTCTTCAAatcaaaacgaaaaaaaaaaaacatgactTTGGCTTTAGCATACCGCCCATTTAAATCGACAAATCGATCGATAGTCAATGTTTAAACAAAATGCATACGGTAAGAAGTGAAAAATGTTGGTTTTTAGTGTGCTCAACACTTGTTGCTTGGCGAAATTATCACacgaatatttaaaatatgattAAGTAGGGTATATGTATAAGTACTATTAGCACACAAGCCTGGCTCATATAATGGAACACAAAAGGTAGCGAGGGGAGGAGAAAGTGTTTATAATACAGCTTAGGATGTTTAGCTAATATATCTGATACGCAATCATACAAACGATATTAAGATAAAGGCTATTCGTGCTTACAGATGGAGGTTCTTTTATACGTGTGTATGTTTGGGTGGGTTATGCATTTGATTCTTAGACAGTAGCATAGACTTAAAAATACTCTGGGGAAAAGAAATcgaattcaaatatttaagtaATAGATCGGTTATGCtaaaaagtacaaaaaatctaaattataCCTTTGGTACGCATGTTTTAGAAGAACCGTCAATACTTATGATGGGTCATACATAAATTAAGAcaacaaattacaaaaaaaaattagtttaaaactCAACTTAAAGCGATTACGAAAAGTACTTAAACGAATAAAGAACTTAAAAATTGGGTGGAGATTACAaatttgcttttcattttccattcaaTATGAACGATTTTTACACAAGGTCTATAAGATCTGATACGAACTGATACGAATCTTTTTTCAGGTAGTTATCGAGCTAATTGAAACAAATGTCATATAAATCatataaaatgtaataaatatttgtatacaaTCCCGGTTGGGATGCAAATCAAACGACCAAATCGGAAACAAAGATCGAAGAAGCAACCACGAGAGGCTAGGACATAGGGCATAGACATAGATGTATGTATATTCTAGGATAGGATTACGATATCAAGCGTACACTAAGCAAGTCAGAAAAACTCTAAGGAGGAGCATAGATCGTGTTGTGGATAGAGATAGAGCAAACTACACAAATACATAATGCGAGTATATAGATAAGTTCGGCATAGAGAGGTTTAGATTCAAGGTAATGGTAATATATACGGCTACGGGTATAGATAAATACGATACGCTTCTTACGGGTGGCACACAGACCGCTACGGAGGCTGAAAAGTTCTAGGTACGGAATTACGCATACAACGGGGACTACTCACCATAATAATCCGTAGCATGAGCTGCAGTTTTTTTTGCGTGCGTGCCAAAAACAGTTAAGAGGGAAGAAAGAGAAAGTAAATAGACAAATTATTAAATGCGCTCGAACGGTGTACACTCTAATGATCTATGGGTTCGGATGTGGACATGGATGgatgtggatatggatatgcATGTGGATGGACAGATTGATGCTTGGCAGCGATAGCCATGCGGAAATGAGTCGAGACTGCGGCGTAAATGAAGCGAAACAAGGCCAATTGGTGTAATGCTTGGTGCTACCAACAACCTTTACAAAAACgcaacaaaaattaaagtaataataataaaaatgagtGTTTAAAGAGGGGGTAAACATTGCGTTGCAGTACTATTTACAACCTATATCATATTAAAGTTTAGACTTCATAGGGGTGGACAGGAACGATATTTTTAATAAGTTCGGATCGAAGCGTTTAGAGAGTGTGCTGAATTGcataaaagtaaacaaaatagtGACGCGTCGTGTCTGAGCTTTTCTAGTTCCTAAATTATATACAATAAactaacaaaaacaaatgatgGAATAGATAGAAGGAAGCAAAAACCAATAATGCGGATAGGCCAAATCAAGAGAAAGCTGCCATAAGATGATCAATCGACCAGCAACTGCGTTTCTTGGGCATTGCAACCAAATTGGGCCGAGGCAAAAAGGAAGCTGTCTAAATTCAAGCAGTCCAGTAGATAGTCCGCCGAATTGTCTGCGCATGTACGATGCTGACATCCTTCTGCCTGCAGAGCCTTGGAGCAAATTTAGACTAAGTCGTGTGGGCGGTTCACATGGAGCCACTCGTGTATTCACATGTGTAAGCCGCTTCGTTTTGTCACAACAATATTCGTGTGCTGATGTGTGATTAGGTGTGGAGTTTGCTTAAAATTAAGATTAGTACCTTTACGTGGACGCCACCAGTCCTCCATATATCCTGACAGAGGCGAGGAGTGGCAAGAAAGAACtgtatttgttattttatttcactatGGATTATGGTTTCTGTTTGGATCTTTGTTCTTTCTCTGATGGGAGGGACGGGAGTTGGGGGCACTTGATGGGGGACAAAGCGCGGAAACAGGGTCAGCATGCAGCGGTGTAAACTAGCACCAGACAGAAAGGGACAGTTGGGAGCACAGACATGGACAGAGAGAGTGTGAGGGTGAGAGATGCACTGCTCCTCCGGCGGACGGAGACGGAGTCGGGGAAACAGGAGCGCAGGGAAGCCAAACACAGTTAACAACGAGACCAAGAATAAGAACGGCGACAGTAGCGAAAGATGGAGTCAAACTATGGATAGTGGTTACAGTAGAGCCCAACCAGATCCCCGCCCGGGGGCAATACGCACCATCGCCGTTTCCGCCTCCGGTACTGGTCGTCTGGGTCTGCTTCGTGTAGACCAGCGTCTCTTTTGGTGGAATGTTCGTAGCCTGCACATTGTAGACGCTCAGGTTGAGGGGCTGTTTCTTTCCGCCGCTGGTGAGGGTGTACATAAAAAATCGGTATTAGTTAGGAATGGGTTAAATAGCAATAGTAATAGTACCTCAAATAAGGATACATAGATCGTAAAAAGCCCATTGTCCCATTTGTGTAATACTAAGCCTCAACAATTCTTAAAACGACTAGCGCTAAAATTGAATCGTAAAAATTGTGTCTGGATTGCCACGCTTCCTAACCAGGATTCTACATATTCTACAGTTGTTTACTAATTCAATTTGGGGAATAAAATCTCTATGACTATAGAAATGCctacatatgtataatatgCCTAATATGTCTAATTCACTTCTGCTTAAGATGGCAATTCTACCCACAAGGCTTTGCTATAAGCTGGCTCACCTCTGGCCATTGACGGTGGCTTGGAGGCTGGCGTCGGGGGTCTGTGTGTTGGAGTTGTCCGATGTCATCGAGTTGACGGAGGAGAGTGAGGAAAGGACCTCGGAGACGGGGGCCACGCCCAGCGATGACAGCATTTCGTCGAGATCCCTGAAAGAGGCGAACAAAAGTCGGATGATGGCGGTGCTGAGTCAGCTCCGAGGAGCAGCGTATGGCAAACCCACTTGCGCTGATCCTTGTCGATGCCTGCTCCGCCGCCAATGCGACCGGCCGCCTCCTCCATGTCCTTGATCTCCTTCTCGCGCCGCCGGCGATCCTTCTCCTCGCGCAGGGCGGCCAACTTGGCCTTCTTGCGTTCCAGCTCAGCCTTGCGATCCATTTCTCGGGGGGATTAGCTGCTGCGATTTGCTGTTCGAGTGGGCTTTCGGTACGGGACTCTCGATCTCTGGCGGGCCAAGTTCTCTGCAAGGGGAAAGCATGATTAATGGTCGCCAATATTGGTAGCTCTGATGATGTCACCAACTGCTGGCCAGAAGCAATGAAAGTGGGTGCGCTGTGTGGTTCTCCACCGCTCGCTTGGCGTAGCGCAGCCAACGCATATGGTCTCCTATCGCCAAGTGGAGCTCATTCCCCGGTAACCCAATGAGTGGCCGTCACCTTACTTTCCTTTGCtcggccaaaaaaaaaaaatcaataatcCAGCGATTGGACTGTGACGTCTTTTCGCCCTGGCTGCGTTTTTCAAATCCCTTCTCTCACTGCTCTGGTGATTTTTCCATGAAATGCACAAAAACCCACCTCTTGACTGTCTTTACTCGATGTTCGGCTGCTTTTTAAGTACTTAAATCATCATTTTTCAACAATGTAAAAATGCGACTGACTTTAATGTTTTGACTAACTAGAGATGGAACATCGCTCACGGCCAGTTACTTGGGACAGTTATTGGCATACGAAGGAGTTAATGGGCGCGGCTGGTTTATAAATATGCCCAAAGGGTGTGGAAGACTAGGATCCCTAGCGGAATTCCCAATTCTCAATTAACACAGGTTTAAACACAAGAATAAGCTTTTACTGCTGTACGACGATAGTTGTGAACAGCTGTCGTGACAGCGATAGTTCCACTACTCCCATGCTCTAGCGCAGCGGTCTGGCAGCACTGCTGCGCTTAACAGCACGCTGTTAGTTACAGTTACATTTCGCCTACACTGCaacataatttatatatattaatatttatatttatttattatattatattatttagaaATCATgcttaatatataattatattaccatataattaataataggTAAAAAATATGTCAATACGGAGATATGcagtattttaaaattgttatgtaataggTGGTTTACAGTTATGCACCTGTATTCTCATAATCTAACTATGAAATATCTGTGTTGCTTTCTGAATCGTAACTTTTAATTTATAGATCCAAGATAGGTATCTGCAGGTAAAttggaataataataataaaaccctAATGATGGTACACAGATGCCCCATATGCATGCAAAATTATATAATCCTTTTAGGTCTAAAATTCGGCTAATGCCTACAACTTATTGGATTTGTTTGATAAGAAAGCGGAGTATAAAGTACTACGAAATGTAAAAATGAATTAAGAAATACCGCTGAAATTCCCCTGGTGACTCAAAACTAACTGACTTTTCAAAAAACCTTCTGAAAGTATGTACAACCATGTATGTGCAACCATGTCGTGTTTTAATTGCCCCTCCAAAGCGACAATTACATTCAATGCGCGTCTTTGGTCTTTGGGCCAGTGAAATCACCAGAACCCGCCGTGGAAATAGAAAGCGCACTTGGGCGATGTATGCCACAATTTGTGCCACCAATGCCAGCTGTTGCTGCACCACCGAGTCCAGTACGTGCCTTCGGTCGCAACTGAAAGTATCTGTAAGATACCGAATCCAAGGAAGCGGTTCTCATGGGGTAAATGCGCCCATTAAACTTTTTGGGGATCTTATTTCGTTTCGATTTGGCGCATCTGCACATCCGCACATCTGCATTTAAATGCCAGGCATTGGACGACCCAAAAGCTGTAGTGAGCGAGTGGCTCGTTTCGTAACCGCATTGATAAACCGGACTCGAACTGGAATCGCTCCGATGATCCCCATGCTGCAGCAAAAACCTTGAATTGCCAAATCTCCGCCTGCTCAACTTTTTGCTCCAGGCCGACAGATCTTGCACATGGGCGGGTGTTGGCCAACCGATGAGCGGATACTTAATATCTTCGCTTTTTGCCCAGGCCAAACCAGTCGAGATGCCAGCGCGATTAGTTTACAAATTAGTTTGCCAATTGAATTTCAGATTTAGACGGCTGGCCGGGCTACCAAGAACCACCTCCACCTGGGTTCTCCACATGGGATCGGGCGAGAGTAAAAGTGTATTGTTAATTAGCCACTACGCGCCGCCAACCTAAACTAGTTTCGCAGCCCGTCTGGTTTGGCCGCATCTCCGATCTCTCCGATCTCCGATCtctgattttattttcattattttttatttctttcctACTCCGAGCGGAGCGGATCGATCGCATCTCCCAAGGACAGCGGCTTTTGGGTCATTTCGTGGTCGCTTAGCATATTTATGcatatattatgtacatatattaccGGCATGCTCCGCCGCTCGGCCGCTGGAAGCATCGGGATGACACAGTTTTCCATCTCATGGGCGTAGCTCCTCGGAAATGGCTGCGTCTCGCCCCAAATCCTCAGTAGATCAGTTCCCAAAACTGGAATTTCTATATTGTATCGGGCATTTCATTGGATTCCTATAGATCTGCATGTTTCTAATAGAGATATCAATTTGTGAGatacatttatacattttcACTTGCTCTTGTTAATTTCATcatgttttaatatttctaaATGACAGTTTATCAAAGTGGGCTCGTATTTTAATTATGCATGTATCGTATATATTATCTCACCTAATTTTGctacattttccatttgcggGAGTGGCGTTCGAGACCAATTGGGTGTGTTACTCATTACCAAGACTTAAAATATGCATATTTGCATTGTGTATATAGTATAATTACAAAAAGACCGATCCAGATCGAAACTACGCCCATGGCGTGTCCTCTTCAGCCTTGAAGCCTCAACTTTTGGCTGGCACTTTGGACGAAAGGACGGTCTTCCACTCCAACTTTTCACCAAATGGATTGTACCTGCTTGGCTTCATTTGTTATGGTCATTTGTGTGCTGGCCTTTTGTCGATCGGTGTAAGCCATTTGCATGCGGACCATCAACTCAATTCGAGCCACCTGAACTCGGGGACCGTTGACGCATATGAATTTGTTTATGTTCATTttggagtgtgtgtgtgtgtggctttTTTGGCCACATCGACACACTGATCGCAGGGAACGAATACCCTACTCGAATCGCATCCGTTGGCCGCTCCATTGCATTTGGCTTTTTGACGGTCAATACCCGGAAATGTGCAGCTTACAAGCGgcgattttttatttttgcacggTGTCAACTATTTATTACCCTATATGCTTAAGAACAACCCGTTTTTAGCAtctacttttattttttatttattgaaacaCTAATGGAAATCCATTTAACATCTGCTCTACCAGCAGGAATGACCGCTACCGCTAGATGGCTCTGCAGGTCAAGAGCACTAAAGAATTCGCGGCATTTAAATTTTAGGTACGATAAATaacattataaataaaataaataaataaataacattgcCATTGACTATCCTCAAGAGTTCGCTTATAAATGCATCGAATCATTCCCTAATTCTTCCAAGATTCCGATGCAATCTCCAAATCATCTGATACAGGTGGCGCTTTCAACACTGAAGAATTGCACACTAAGCTAGGGCATCTCGCCAGCGGTTTTCCGGTCCTCGCCCCTGGactttcttgtttttgtgccATTACATCTCCGGCTCGCCTTTCTTCGTCGCCTTTGGAGCCTCGGCTCCATCCCCATTCCCAATCCCATTCCCATCTCCAGCCGCAGCTCGTTTGGCCTGGCTCGGTTTCGTGTGGAAGTagtagtggtggtggtggtggtggtggtggtggcagtggcagtggcggGGGCGGTAGTGGCCCCGCCCATTGGCATCACTCTGCCGCAGCCGACGGCGTCGTCGACGGCGACGTCGAGCAGAGCCGGTAAAAAGTCTTGAAAAGTGCGCCTCTTTGGCGTTCCGTTGTTAGTTTAGTTTAACCATCGCAGCGCTTGAGTCGCGATTAGTTGCTCAAGTACCCAGTTGCCAGGATCGTTGGTTGctctgctgttttttttttgttctcaAATCCCGAGTCCAAAATGAAGTTATTTTTATGTGCCATTGCTGTGACCCTGTGTGTGGCGACAAGTGAGTGTGAATCAATGGATCATGGATCCGTGGGAACAATGTGGATCGTTCAGAGTGGATCAGTGGTGGTGCCCAGCCCATCCAGCCAGTCACAGTCGCAAATTGTTGCTAATTACTTTGACACTGACACCGAAATCAAGACTACCTCGGTCTGTCGCTGTGTGTTTTGCATATCGAGAGTTTTTGGCCAGCTAAGAGCTAAGAGCCATAAGTGGCTAATGACATTTAGCCGACTTAGCAAGACTGGGCCCAGCCTCAAATGTTGAATCTGGTCGCGATTGCGGATCTACGGGCCACATGCAGATCGAGATGGAGGGCCGTTTTCCGTCTGGAAAAACTGGAATGCTGGCCAAGCCCAAGATGCTGTCTGGCTGTCTGGGTGTCTGGCTGTCGGGCCGCTGGTTATGCAACTCTTGCATACTTTGTTGGCCAAG encodes:
- the LOC6615098 gene encoding cytoplasmic dynein 1 intermediate chain isoform X6 gives rise to the protein MDRKAELERKKAKLAALREEKDRRRREKEIKDMEEAAGRIGGGAGIDKDQRKDLDEMLSSLGVAPVSEVLSSLSSVNSMTSDNSNTQTPDASLQATVNGQSGGKKQPLNLSVYNVQATNIPPKETLVYTKQTQTTSTGGGNGDVLSCHSSPLSGYMEDWWRPRKAHATDYYDEYNLNPGLEWEDEFTGDDEESSLQNLGNGFTSKLPPGYLTHGLPTVKDVAPAITPLEIKKETEVKKEVNELSEEQKQMIILSENFQRFVVRAGRVIERALSENVDIYTDYIGGGDSEEANDERSHARLSLNRVFYDERWSKNRCITSMDWSTHFPELVVGSYHNNEESPNEPDGVVMVWNTKFKKSTPEDVFHCQSAVMSTCFAKFNPNLILGGTYSGQIVLWDNRVQKRTPIQRTPLSAAAHTHPVYCLQMVGTQNAHNVISISSDGKLCSWSLDMLSQPQDTLELQQRQSKAIAITSMAFPANEINSLVMGSEDGYVYSASRHGLRSGVNEVYERHLGPITGISTHYNQLSPDFGHLFLTSSIDWTIKLWSLKDTKPLYSFEDNSDYVMDVAWSPVHPALFAAVDGSGRLDLWNLNQDTEVPTASIVVAGAPALNRVSWTPSGLHVCIGDEAGKLYVYDVAENLAQPSRDEWSRFNTHLSEIKMNQSDEV
- the LOC6615098 gene encoding cytoplasmic dynein 1 intermediate chain isoform X15; amino-acid sequence: MDRKAELERKKAKLAALREEKDRRRREKEIKDMEEAAGRIGGGAGIDKDQRKDLDEMLSSLGVAPVSEVLSSLSSVNSMTSDNSNTQTPDASLQATVNGQSGGKKQPLNLSVYNVQATNIPPKETLVYTKQTQTTSTGGGNGDVLSCHSSPLSGYMEDWWRPRKAHATDYYGDDEESSLQNLGNGFTSKLPPGYLTHGLPTVKDVAPAITPLEIKKETEVKKEVNELSEEQKQMIILSENFQRFVVRAGRVIERALSENVDIYTDYIGGGDSEEANDERSHARLSLNRVFYDERWSKNRCITSMDWSTHFPELVVGSYHNNEESPNEPDGVVMVWNTKFKKSTPEDVFHCQSAVMSTCFAKFNPNLILGGTYSGQIVLWDNRVQKRTPIQRTPLSAAAHTHPVYCLQMVGTQNAHNVISISSDGKLCSWSLDMLSQPQDTLELQQRQSKAIAITSMAFPANEINSLVMGSEDGYVYSASRHGLRSGVNEVYERHLGPITGISTHYNQLSPDFGHLFLTSSIDWTIKLWSLKDTKPLYSFEDNSDYVMDVAWSPVHPALFAAVDGSGRLDLWNLNQDTEVPTASIVVAGAPALNRVSWTPSGLHVCIGDEAGKLYVYDVAENLAQPSRDEWSRFNTHLSEIKMNQSDEV
- the LOC6615098 gene encoding cytoplasmic dynein 1 intermediate chain isoform X20 — its product is MDRKAELERKKAKLAALREEKDRRRREKEIKDMEEAAGRIGGGAGIDKDQRKDLDEMLSSLGVAPVSEVLSSLSSVNSMTSDNSNTQTPDASLQATVNGQSGGKKQPLNLSVYNVQATNIPPKETLVYTKQTQTTSTGGGNGDDEYNLNPGLEWEDEFTGDDEESSLQNLGNGFTSKLPPGYLTHGLPTVKDVAPAITPLEIKKETEVKKEVNELSEEQKQMIILSENFQRFVVRAGRVIERALSENVDIYTDYIGGGDSEEANDERSHARLSLNRVFYDERWSKNRCITSMDWSTHFPELVVGSYHNNEESPNEPDGVVMVWNTKFKKSTPEDVFHCQSAVMSTCFAKFNPNLILGGTYSGQIVLWDNRVQKRTPIQRTPLSAAAHTHPVYCLQMVGTQNAHNVISISSDGKLCSWSLDMLSQPQDTLELQQRQSKAIAITSMAFPANEINSLVMGSEDGYVYSASRHGLRSGVNEVYERHLGPITGISTHYNQLSPDFGHLFLTSSIDWTIKLWSLKDTKPLYSFEDNSDYVMDVAWSPVHPALFAAVDGSGRLDLWNLNQDTEVPTASIVVAGAPALNRVSWTPSGLHVCIGDEAGKLYVYDVAENLAQPSRDEWSRFNTHLSEIKMNQSDEV
- the LOC6615098 gene encoding cytoplasmic dynein 1 intermediate chain isoform X14 codes for the protein MDRKAELERKKAKLAALREEKDRRRREKEIKDMEEAAGRIGGGAGIDKDQRKDLDEMLSSLGVAPVSEVLSSLSSVNSMTSDNSNTQTPDASLQATVNGQSGGKKQPLNLSVYNVQATNIPPKETLVYTKQTQTTSTGGGNGDGYMEDWWRPRKVFGTHAKKTAAHATDYYGDDEESSLQNLGNGFTSKLPPGYLTHGLPTVKDVAPAITPLEIKKETEVKKEVNELSEEQKQMIILSENFQRFVVRAGRVIERALSENVDIYTDYIGGGDSEEANDERSHARLSLNRVFYDERWSKNRCITSMDWSTHFPELVVGSYHNNEESPNEPDGVVMVWNTKFKKSTPEDVFHCQSAVMSTCFAKFNPNLILGGTYSGQIVLWDNRVQKRTPIQRTPLSAAAHTHPVYCLQMVGTQNAHNVISISSDGKLCSWSLDMLSQPQDTLELQQRQSKAIAITSMAFPANEINSLVMGSEDGYVYSASRHGLRSGVNEVYERHLGPITGISTHYNQLSPDFGHLFLTSSIDWTIKLWSLKDTKPLYSFEDNSDYVMDVAWSPVHPALFAAVDGSGRLDLWNLNQDTEVPTASIVVAGAPALNRVSWTPSGLHVCIGDEAGKLYVYDVAENLAQPSRDEWSRFNTHLSEIKMNQSDEV